In Cyclopterus lumpus isolate fCycLum1 chromosome 9, fCycLum1.pri, whole genome shotgun sequence, a single genomic region encodes these proteins:
- the LOC117735971 gene encoding rhodopsin-like: MLPNTTDSVTAGGGGVPLSVNFERPEDYLVFIFQIVFATTAVLVAGPVVVTILATPALRLQNRFIFMLNTSVCDTLVGLSVYYLGLFDVQEEYPPRNGTYNILPSFLGVNILTFMFAQFDRYLAVCHPYVYGRFVTRQFVIGVNIYCWVYIGAHLVARNLLPLSTAIQMYVISIVLFQLIVLTKVVMTVKLYVVARFQLARDPPSAERESKKESLRIIIFVVISFLVLWCPSFLNIIIRFATGRGVTFRNQATNLFAIMARFNAVCTPSVYIWGSPALREALVKTVWGRVCPRCRRR, encoded by the coding sequence ATGCTGCCCAACACCACCGACTCTGtgacagcaggaggaggaggagttcctCTCTCGGTGAACTTCGAACGTCCCGAGGATTATCTCGTCTTCATCTTCCAGATCGTGTTCGCCACGACCGCCGTCCTGGTGGCCGGACCCGtagtcgtcaccatcttggccACCCCAGCCCTCCGCCTCCAGAACCGGTTCATTTTCATGCTGAACACCAGCGTGTGCGACACTCTGGTCGGGCTCTCCGTGTATTATCTCGGCCTGTTCGACGTTCAGGAGGAGTACCCGCCCAGAAACGGGACGTATAACATCCTGCCCTCGTTTCTCGGGGTCAACATACTGACATTCATGTTCGCGCAGTTCGATCGGTACCTGGCCGTGTGCCACCCGTACGTCTACGGTCGCTTCGTGACGAGGCAGTTCGTGATCGGCGTCAACATCTACTGCTGGGTCTACATCGGTGCCCACCTGGTCGCCAGGAACCTGCTGCCGCTCTCCACAGCGATACAGATGTACGTGATCAGCATCGTCCTCTTCCAGCTGATCGTGCTCACCAAAGTGGTCATGACCGTCAAACTGTACGTGGTCGCCAGATTCCAGCTCGCCAGAGACCCTCCCAGCGCCGAGAGGGAGAGCAAGAAGGAGTCGCTGAGAATTATTATTTTCGTTGTCATAAGCTTCTTGGTGTTGTGGTGCCCCTCTTTCTTAAATATCATCATCAGATTCGCGACGGGGAGAGGGGTAACGTTCAGGAACCAGGCCACCAACCTGTTTGCCATCATGGCTCGCTTCAACGCGGTGTGCACGCCGTCCGTGTACATCTGGGGGAGTCCGGCTCTGAGGGAAGCCCTGGTGAAGACCGTGTGGGGCAGAGTGTGCccgaggtgcaggaggaggtaA
- the LOC117735972 gene encoding trace amine-associated receptor 2-like, translated as MLLPNITDSGGVPLSVNFDSPEDYLVFIFQIVFATTAVLVAGPVVVTILATRSLRLQNRFIFMLNTSVCDTLVGLSVYYIGLFDVQEGYPPRNGTLNLLPSLLGVKVITFLFAQFDRYFAVCHPFFYTHYITQRVVISANVFCWLFVYSQTIILNFVPLSKALQVSVFGTVSLQVMVLTKVVMTVKLYVVARFQLARDPPSAERESKKESLKIIIFVVISFLVLWGPAFLNIIIRFLTGRGLTFRNQATNPFGIMARFNAVCTPSVYIWGSPALREALVKTVWGRVCPSCRRR; from the coding sequence ATGCTCCTCCCCAACATCACAGACTCTGGAGGAGTTCCTCTCTCGGTGAACTTCGACAGTCCCGAGGATTATCTCGTCTTCATCTTCCAGATCGTGTTTGCCACGACCGCCGTCCTGGTGGCCGGACCCGtagtcgtcaccatcttggccACCCGATCCCTCCGCCTCCAGAACCGGTTCATTTTCATGCTGAACACCAGCGTTTGCGACACTCTGGTCGGGCTCTCGGTGTATTATATCGGCCTGTTCGACGTTCAGGAGGGGTACCCGCCCAGAAACGGAACCCTCAACCTGTTACCTTCTCTCCTCGGGGTGAAGGTCATCACATTTCTGTTCGCGCAGTTCGACCGGTACTTCGCGGTCTGTCATCCCTTCTTCTACACGCACTATATAACCCAGCGGGTGGTTATCTCTGCAAACGTCTtttgttggctttttgtctATAGTCAGACGATCATTTTAAATTTCGTACCACTTTCCAAAGCACTGCAGGTGAGCGTGTTCGGCACTGTCAGCTTACAAGTCATGGTGCTCACCAAAGTGGTCATGACCGTCAAACTGTACGTGGTCGCCAGATTCCAGCTCGCCAGAGACCCTCCCAGCGCCGAGAGGGAGAGCAAGAAGGAGTCGctgaaaattattatttttgttgtcataaGCTTCTTGGTATTGTGGGGCCCCGCTTTCTTAAATATCATCATCAGATTCTTGACGGGGAGAGGGCTTACGTTCAGGAACCAGGCCACCAACCCGTTTGGCATCATGGCTCGCTTCAACGCGGTGTGCACGCCGTCCGTGTACATCTGGGGGAGTCCGGCTCTGAGGGAAGCCCTGGTGAAGACCGTGTGGGGCAGAGTGTGCccgagctgcaggaggaggtaa
- the LOC117735973 gene encoding C5a anaphylatoxin chemotactic receptor 1-like: MPPNATIPLSVDFDSLEDYLIFSFHILFATTAVLVAGSVVVGISCTRSLRGQNRFIFMLNTSVSDTLTGFSVYYLGVFDVQEGYPSRNGTYYILPSFLGVNLLTFLFAQFDRYFAVCHPFFYNRYVTRAVVIGTCAFCWLYTYSILTVQNMVPISKAAQINAFGVMTLQIIVLVKVLMTIKLYIIARSHVARESPSAEPDNKRESLRIIVFVVICFLALWCPSFINIIVRQLTRKGLRFRNEATNLFASMARLNALVTPAVYVWGSPALREAMWRTVWRRVCPCCRRAM; the protein is encoded by the coding sequence ATGCCGCCCAACGCCACCATCCCTCTGTCGGTGGACTTCGACTCTTTGGAGGACTACCTCATCTTCTCCTTCCACATCCTGTTCGCCACGACCGCCGTGCTGGTCGCCGGCTCGGTGGTTGTCGGCATCTCCTGCACGCGCTCCCTGCGGGGCCAGAACCGATTCATATTCATGCTCAACACGAGCGTCAGCGACACGCTGACCGGCTTCTCGGTCTACTACCTCGGCGTCTTCGACGTCCAGGAGGGCTACCCGTCCAGAAACGGGACGTACTACATCCTGCCCTCGTTCCTCGGCGTCAACTTGCTGACCTTCCTCTTCGCGCAGTTCGACCGCTACTTCGCCGTGTGCCACCCGTTCTTCTACAACCGCTACGTGACGCGGGCCGTCGTCATCGGGACCTGCGCGTTCTGCTGGCTCTACACCTACTCCATCCTCACCGTGCAGAACATGGTGCCTATCTCGAAGGCGGCGCAGATCAACGCGTTCGGCGTGATGACCTTGCAGATCATCGTCCTCGTCAAGGTGTTGATGACGATCAAGCTGTACATCATCGCCAGGAGCCACGTGGCACGGGAGTCGCCGAGCGCGGAGCCCGACAACAAGAGGGAGTCGCTGCGCATCATCGTGTTCGTGGTCATCTGCTTCCTGGCCCTGTGGTGTCCGTCCTTCATCAACATAATTGTGAGGCAGCTGACACGGAAAGGCCTGAGGTTTAGAAACGAGGCCACCAATCTGTTCGCCAGCATGGCGCGCCTGAACGCGCTCGTGACCCCGGCGGTGTACGTCTGGGGCAGCCCGGCGCTGCGCGAGGCCATGTGGAGGACCGTGTGGCGGAGGGTGTGTCCCTGCTGCCGGAGGGCGATGTGA
- the hic2 gene encoding hypermethylated in cancer 2 protein produces MELPNHAKQLLLQLNQQRAKGFLCDVIIVVENALFRAHKNILAASSIYFKSLVLHDNLINLDTEMVNPSVFRQVLDFIYTGKLLSSSDPSSEQNFSALLTAASYLQLHDLAALCRKKLKRSGGKPLPGKPSTPGPLSRLRLNNQRLSTSTPAGPKNHYPPTPSDADQPQPDEGLRDKLSDDEMFVGSSGRNGNGGNGSSNGNLSSGGSAGEPDLGLDLSKKSPPSAGTATDALSPHSNSLESPQSASVSTTNSASLDDSSTTLPGVDTCGSETADLNSSKASEENQNQPDGPPPQKKSRQGARKNEWPKKEASGLKSEDHDKPLVNGVIVGQKDGKAFQCKDEEDGGENGQDHTDESGQSDGESAGGRGGTGGGHHSANYVYRQEGFEPAFGDNLYVCIPCGKGFPSSEQLNAHVETHNEDELYIKEEGGTFVKEEDEEEAEDLSAAVGPSSFGSEARPFKCTVCSKSYKDPATLRQHEKSHWLTRPFPCNICGKMFTQRGTMTRHMRSHLGLKPFACEECGMRFTRQYRLTEHMRVHSGEKPYECQLCGGKFTQQRNLISHLRMHTSPS; encoded by the coding sequence ATGGAACTGCCAAATCATGCCAAACAACTGCTGCTGCAACTCAACCAGCAGAGAGCCAAGGGGTTCCTGTGTGATGTTATCATTGTGGTGGAGAATGCACTCTTCCGTGCCCACAAGAACATCCTGGCTGCGAGCAGCATTTACTTCAAATCGTTGGTCCTCCACGATAACCTCATTAACCTCGACACAGAGATGGTTAACCCCTCTGTATTCAGACAAGTTCTTGACTTCATCTACACCGGGAAGCTCCTGTCCTCGTCGGACCCGAGCAGTGAGCAGAACTTCAGTGCCCTCTTAACCGCAGCCAGCTACCTCCAGCTCCATGACCTCGCAGCTCTGTGCAGAAAAAAGCTCAAGCGCAGTGGTGGGAAACCCCTGCCAGGTAAACCCTCCACTCCAGGTCCCCTTAGCCGCTTACGCCTCAACAACCAGCGCCTTTCCACTTCTACCCCAGCTGGCCCCAAAAACCACTATCCCCCGACCCCTTCCGATGCTGACCAGCCGCAGCCAGATGAAGGCCTTCGGGACAAGCTCTCAGACGACGAAATGTTTGTTGGCAGCTCTGGGAGGAATGGCAATGGGGGGAATGGCAGCAGTAACGGTAACCTCAGCAGTGGAGGAAGTGCTGGGGAGCCAGACCTCGGACTGGATCTGTCCAAGAAGAGCCCTCCCTCTGCGGGCACAGCCACTGATGCCCTCAGCCCTCACAGCAACTCCCTGGAGTCCCCTCAATCTGCCTCAGTATCCACAACCAACAGTGCCTCACTGGatgactcctctaccaccctacCAGGTGTAGACACCTGTGGCTCAGAGACCGCAGATCTCAACTCCTCTAAAGCCTCAGAGGAAAATCAAAACCAGCCTGATGGCCCACCGCCCCAGAAGAAATCCCGGCAGGGTGCTCGCAAGAACGAATGGCCGAAGAAAGAGGCGTCAGGGTTGAAGTCTGAAGATCACGACAAGCCCCTGGTCAATGGGGTGATTGTGGGTCAGAAAGACGGCAAGGCCTTTCAGTGTAAAGATGAGGAAGACGGGGGAGAAAACGGCCAGGACCACACTGACGAGAGCGGGCAAAGTGACGGAGAGAGTGCAGGGGGTCGAGGGGGAACTGGAGGGGGGCACCACAGTGCCAACTACGTGTACCGTCAGGAGGGTTTCGAACCGGCGTTCGGAGACAACCTCTACGTGTGCATTCCCTGCGGCAAGGGCTTCCCCAGTTCTGAGCAGCTCAACGCCCACGTGGAGACGCACAACGAGGACGAGCTCTACATCAAAGAAGAGGGAGGGACCTTTgtgaaagaggaggatgaggaggaggcagaggacctCTCTGCAGCCGTGGGACCCTCCAGCTTTGGCTCCGAAGCGCGTCCGTTCAAGTGCACAGTCTGCAGTAAGAGCTACAAAGACCCGGCGACGCTGAGGCAACACGAAAAGAGCCATTGGCTGACCAGGCCGTTTCCCTGCAACATCTGCGGCAAAATGTTCACCCAGAGGGGCACCATGACACGCCACATGCGCAGCCACCTCGGCCTCAAGCCGTTTGCGTGCGAGGAGTGTGGCATGCGCTTCACGCGCCAGTACCGTCTGACGGAGCACATGCGTGTCCACTCTGGGGAGAAGCCGTATGAATGCCAGCTATGCGGGGGGAAGTTCACCCAGCAACGTAACCTCATCAGTCACCTGAGGATGCACACCTCACCCTCTTAG